AGAGTTCAAGCTTCAGCTTGCTTCCAGGGCTTTACCCGATCGAATCACGCAAGCTAAAGCTTGAACTCTGAACTCTGAACGACGAACTTCCGCCTGAAGGCCGGACTACAAACAGGAACAAAGGAGAAAGTGTGAAGAAACGGAAACTGGGAACTCAGGGGCTGGTGGTTTCGGAACAAGGTCTCGGCTGCATGGGAATGTCCGAGTTCTATGGCGCGACCGATGAAGCGGAGTCGCTCGATGCGCTTCATCGCGCGGTCGAACTCGGCATCGATTTCTTCGATACCTCCGACATGTACGGCCCATACAAAAACGAAGAGCTGCTCGGTAAGGCGTTTGGATCGCGGCGCGATGAAGTCATCATCGCGACAAAGTTTGGCATCCAACGTGACCCGGCCAGTCCGACTGGGCGATCGATCAACGGCCGGCCGGAATACGTGCGCGAGGCTTGCGACGGTTCGCTAAAAAGGTTAGGCGTCGAACTTATTGATCTCTACTATCAGCACCGTGTCGATACCAATGTTCCAATCGAAGACACCGTCGGAGCGATGGCCGATCTTGTGCAGGCAGGCAAGGTACGTTACCTCGGATTGAGCGAGGCTGGACCGCAGACGATTCGCCGGGCACATGCCGTTCATCCGATCAGCGCGCTACAAACCGAGTACTCGCTTTGGAGCCGCGATCCGGAGGACGAGATTCTCGCGACCGTACGAGAACTTGGCATCGGCTTCGTCGCGTACAGTCCTCTTGGACGTGGTTTCTTGACCGGTCAGATCAAGAGCATTGATGATCTCGCGGCTGATGATTACCGCCGCTACTCACCGCGGTTTCAAGAAGAGAACTTTTCAAAGAATCTCGAGCTGGTGACGCGAGTGACTGAGCTGGCTCGCGAAAGAGGCGCCGCTCCGGGACAGCTTGCGTTGGCGTGGGTTTTGGCCCAGGGCGAGGACATTGTTCCGATACCTGGCACCAAGCGGCGCAGCTACCTTGAAGAAAACGCCGCCGCCTCGCAGGTTGAGCTTAACGCGGAGGACCTGGCTCGCCTCGACGAGCTTGCGCCAAAGGGAGTCGCGGCCGGGATGCGATATCCGGAGGCGATGATGCGCTTCGTGAATATGTGATTCCGGCAGCTAGTTACCTGTAGCATGCCCTTCACTAGCAAAGGAGGGTATCCGCGGAAATCGGCCGAATCAGTGTCATCCGTGGTCTATGCAGCGCTGGCAATGCGGTTCTTTATGAACTCATAGACCACGGATGACACGGCTTTGACGGATTCGTACCTATTTGATCGGTGGCGAAACACTGTTAGAAGTCACTGGCCGGCCGGCCGGCTGATTCATCCCAGAAACACGATCATTCCGTGGTATGCAGAAAGGCATAGGTAAATGCCGACGACCAGTTTGATTCCCAGTTGCGCGGTTCGCAGGTGAGAGTAGTGGTAGCAGATCAGCAACCCGAAAGCGGTCACCCCCATCTTTACAAAAAAGAACAACACCGCGTTCTGCTGAATCAGCGAATCCATCAACGGGTTGCCTTCGAGTGCGACGCCGCGGCCGATGTGCTGCATCGTAGCGACGGCGTCGTAGGCCGACATAGCGATCGCCGCGAGGACATAAGTGAACAACTTGGAATTCCGAAAGGGGGCACCGCTCCTGACCATTCTAAACCTCTTCTGCTCAGTCTTCTCAAACGCGCGAATGGGAATGGGCTCCCGATTTTCGCGCGCGATCCCAAGATCTGTCAATCCGCGTTCAAAGATACTATCAAAGCAACCAGCGAATCAATAACCCGGCCGGGGCATCTTCGAATTGCCCTGAAGAACGGTGCGGTTCGTTCAACAAAAGACCCTGTGCTAGAATCGGTCGCTGTGAATTGCTCTCTCCTCCAATAGGAGATGTTCAATCGAGCTGAGATTTCAAATAGAGTCCAGGCAATTAAAGTCATGAGTCAGAGCAGACCAGTAACAGCGCCGCGCGGCAGCCAGATCAGTTGCAAGGGCTGGCACCAGGAGGCTGCGCTCCGGATGCTGATGAACAACCTGGACCCGGAGGTGGCCGAGAAGCCCGGCGAGTTGATCGTCTACGGCGGCACAGGGAAAGCGGCGCGGGATTGGCGATCGTTTGACGCGATCGTTCGCTCGCTCATCGAGCTTGATAACGATGAAACGCTGCTGGTCCAATCCGGAAAGCCTGTCGGCATCTTTCGCACTCACGAATACGCGCCGCGCGTATTGATCGCGAATGCTAACCTCGTAGGACAATGGTCGAACTGGAAAGAGTTTCATCGACTGGAGCGGCTTGGCCTGACTATGTACGGGCAGATGACCGCAGGCTCGTGGATCTACATAGGCAGTCAGGGCATTGTGCAAGGCACCTTCGAAACGTTTGCGGCTGCGGCCAACAAGCATTTCGGGGGATCGCTTGATGGCAAGCTGATCGTGTCGGGCGGAATGGGCGGGATGGGCGGAGCCCAACCGCTGGCGGCAACAATGAATGGCGCTTGCTTCCTTGGCGTAGACGTCGACCCCGCGCGCATCGAGAAGCGAATCAAGACCGGCTACTGCGACCGGATGGCGACAGATCTCGACGACGCGTTGCGCGTGATTGATGACGCGCGCTCGAAAGGCGAGGCGGTCTCGGTTGGGCTCGTCGGCAACTGCGCGGATGTCATACCGGAGCTTGCGAGGCGGGGCATCGTGCCGGATGTGTTGACCGATCAAACCAGCGCGCACGATGCTCTGAGCGGCTACGTGCCCAACGCGATGACTCTCGAAGAAGCGGCCGCGCTGAGGCGCGACACTCCGGATGAGTACATACGCCGCTCGATGGATGCGATGGCCATACACGTAAGCGCGATGCTCGAATTGAAGCGCAAGGGCGCAGTCACTTTTGACTATGGCAACAACATTCGAGCTCAGGCTCAGCAAGCCGGTGTGACGGACGCATTCGAGATTCCGGGCTTCGTGCCTGAGTACATCCGGCCGCTGTTCTGCCAGGGTCGCGGCCCGTTTCGTTGGGTTGCGCTCTCGGGTAATCCCGAAGATATTCGCAAGACCGACAACCTCGCGCTGGAGTTGTTCCCCGAAGATCAAGTGCTGTCGCGCTGGCTCAAGCTTGCAAACCAGCGAGTTCAGTTTCAGGGATTGCCTGCTCGAATATGCTGGCTCGGCTACGGGGAACGCGCCGAGTTTGGCGAGGCGATGAACGACATGGTTCGAACGGGCAAGCTCGAGGCGCCGATCGTCATCGGCCGCGATCATCTGGACACCGGATCGGTGGCGTCTCCGTATCGCGAGACCGAAGCAATGCTCGACGGCTCCGACGCGATAGCCGATTGGCCGTTGCTGAATGCGATGCTCAACACGGCGTCTGGCGCATCGTGGGTTTCAATTCACAACGGAGGCGGAGTAGGAATTGGTTATTCGCTTCACGCGGGGCAGGTCACGGTCGCGGATGGAACCGAAGACGGCGCGCGGCGGTTGAATCGGGTGTTGACCAACGATCCAGGCATCGGCGTAGCGCGTCACGTTGATGCGGGATACGAAGAAGCGAAACGCACTGCCAAACAGAAGGGAATTAAGATACCAGGGACCGGAGAAGGATAGAGATAGTCTTAGTAGGCTTTTTGCCCGCCGCGGCCGGGTTGCATTAGGAAATCAACGAATCAGGGCAGTCTCGATATCCTCTGCTTCAAAATCTTCTATGGTTACCGCGAGTACGCTACTAATTACTTCTGCATGCTTGATCGTGGCAGGATCGCTGCTACTGGTTCCGAGCCGTCGGCCCCGGGCTCCCGCTTGCGGTAGGCGCGAATGAAGAACGTTTTGTCTCCGATCTGCTGGTTCGGATCGTGATCGGGACCAAGGATCGCGCTCTCGTCGAAGTTCTGCTCGATCCATTGCATCAATGTTTGGCAGTAGTCGCGCCCGAACACCTTCGGACCGAACTCGGAAGTAGCCCGATTCGTCACTAGCACCAATCGGGTGTTCGATTCTAGGAGCTGTCTGATCGCGCGTTCCTCTCCTTCGCGGTCGAGATAGCCGGGCGTCGTGATTTCTTCTCTCAACGGGTTCGGCCGGCCGGTAAAGAAGTTCAACGACGTTCCCTCGGGCATCACAGCCACGGACTCGCCGTCCGCAGTTTCGCGCTTGATGAAGCCGATGGCTTCGTTCATTGCTTCGCCCAGATCGGGGACTGCCAGCATCGTTCCCCGGTCGGTCTTAAGCATGTAGGTGTTCTTATCGCGATAACGATATGAGAGCAACCCCGCCGTCAGTACCACGTCCGCCAGTATGAGCCCCACCGCGATGTTGCGAGCCGCGCGTCTGGTTTTGTCCTCGCGAAACATTGCCGCGAATGGATGCACCCAGGCATAGGTAAACAGGATGACCGAGGTAGGCAACAGGTACGAACTGTAGGCCCCTCCGCTGCGCACTCTGAGAATCACTCGCGCGAGGCTCGCCAGCGCGTACACCGTGACGACCAGTACGATTATCGTCTGGCTGTTTAATGCGCTTTCGTTAGACTGCTTTCGATAGCGATTGAACTCGAGGCCCATCAATCCAACCAACAGCAGCGGCATCGCCAGATAAGGACCCTTCTCCCAGTTCAAAACGCCCGCAAGCGGTATCAATACGAAGATGAGTAGCGACGCGGCAAGCAGGAGCCAGATCTGGCCATAGCTGGCTCGGCCGGCATCGCTCACACTGAGGTCCGCCAGGGAAAGGCGGGCCGGCACTACGTCCCGCTTGCGGCGTGTGAGTAGCAGGCTCACCGTCGCGATAATCGCGGCAACCGACCCGACGCGCACCGCGGCGCCTATCATCTGCGTTATTGATTGCAGAGGCTGATCGAAACCGGAAACGCGTTTGTTGAAATAAACCAGCTCCGGCGGCAGGTGTCGAAAGAAGAGTAGACTGTCTTCGGCAAGAGTTTGCCAGCCAACTCGCGACAAGATGTACCCATAG
This is a stretch of genomic DNA from Acidobacteriota bacterium. It encodes these proteins:
- a CDS encoding DUF5658 family protein, yielding MVRSGAPFRNSKLFTYVLAAIAMSAYDAVATMQHIGRGVALEGNPLMDSLIQQNAVLFFFVKMGVTAFGLLICYHYSHLRTAQLGIKLVVGIYLCLSAYHGMIVFLG
- a CDS encoding aldo/keto reductase produces the protein MKKRKLGTQGLVVSEQGLGCMGMSEFYGATDEAESLDALHRAVELGIDFFDTSDMYGPYKNEELLGKAFGSRRDEVIIATKFGIQRDPASPTGRSINGRPEYVREACDGSLKRLGVELIDLYYQHRVDTNVPIEDTVGAMADLVQAGKVRYLGLSEAGPQTIRRAHAVHPISALQTEYSLWSRDPEDEILATVRELGIGFVAYSPLGRGFLTGQIKSIDDLAADDYRRYSPRFQEENFSKNLELVTRVTELARERGAAPGQLALAWVLAQGEDIVPIPGTKRRSYLEENAAASQVELNAEDLARLDELAPKGVAAGMRYPEAMMRFVNM
- the hutU gene encoding urocanate hydratase codes for the protein MSQSRPVTAPRGSQISCKGWHQEAALRMLMNNLDPEVAEKPGELIVYGGTGKAARDWRSFDAIVRSLIELDNDETLLVQSGKPVGIFRTHEYAPRVLIANANLVGQWSNWKEFHRLERLGLTMYGQMTAGSWIYIGSQGIVQGTFETFAAAANKHFGGSLDGKLIVSGGMGGMGGAQPLAATMNGACFLGVDVDPARIEKRIKTGYCDRMATDLDDALRVIDDARSKGEAVSVGLVGNCADVIPELARRGIVPDVLTDQTSAHDALSGYVPNAMTLEEAAALRRDTPDEYIRRSMDAMAIHVSAMLELKRKGAVTFDYGNNIRAQAQQAGVTDAFEIPGFVPEYIRPLFCQGRGPFRWVALSGNPEDIRKTDNLALELFPEDQVLSRWLKLANQRVQFQGLPARICWLGYGERAEFGEAMNDMVRTGKLEAPIVIGRDHLDTGSVASPYRETEAMLDGSDAIADWPLLNAMLNTASGASWVSIHNGGGVGIGYSLHAGQVTVADGTEDGARRLNRVLTNDPGIGVARHVDAGYEEAKRTAKQKGIKIPGTGEG